GGAGATCAAGAAATACGAGGGGAAAGCGGAGCAGGGCTTGGCGTAGCAGAAGAATGCTTCAGAAACCACAGGACCTTTCTTTTGTGCGCTTTAAAACAGGATATGAAGAACGAACAAAAATACAGAACAGCACCCCGGTGAAAAAAACAGATGCCTGAAGGCATGATTTTCACCGGGGTGCTGCTATTTTGTATCCAAGGGGCTAAAATCCGTCATTTCCCGATAGCCCCATTTTTTAATTCCATCACTTTACAATCCCGGCCTTTGCCGGAGAAAGACCTCCATAGACTGTTCCGTTGGCAACCTTACGAAACGCCCTGATTTTGTAGTAATACTTTTTACCGCCCGTCTTTTTAGAGGAATCGGTATATACCACATTACCATTCCCGTTCATTGTTTTTATCTGCGAATACTTTCCAGTCGTCCCATCTGTCCGATAGATCTGATAACCGTCAGCCCCTGATACTTTTCCCCAGGAAATTTTCAACTTTCCGCCAGCAGTGGAACTCACGCTGTTTATACCAACCTGACCGGGGATCGGCTTTACCCCAACCGGTTTTGAACTGGCACTGTAATACGTTTTCCCATTCACCGTACGAAACGCACGCACTTTGTAATAATATGTTTTTCCCGTGGAAAGCGAACTGTTCGTATATGACAGCGCATCACCATTTGTCACATTTCTTACCACAGAAAATCCACTTGTCGCTTTTACGCTCCGATATATTTGATAACCGCTGGCTCCCCAGACTTTATTCCAGCTCAATGCAGCGCTTTTGTAATCGCCCGGCCTGCCTGTTAATACCGGCGTTTTTAACGCAGGTGTAACAGCAACAGCCCCGGAAGGTTCACTGTAGCAGATAGCACCCGCTACTTTTCTGTAAGCTCTGATTTTATAATAATAGGTTGTCCCAGTCTTCAGGGTCTCCTTGTCAGATATCTTTATATCAGAATACGTCAGTTTACTCGGATCAGCCAGGTTTTTTACCCCTTTATATCCGTTTTCTTTACTGCTGCTCCGAAAAATGCAGTAACCCTGTGCACCTTCGATTTTTTTCCAGGTCAAATATGCCGAATGATATCCTCCTGAGCTCCCAGACAAAACCGGCTGCTTTAATTGCGGTTTCGCCGCGACAATATCAGACCCCGCGCTGTATACCGTGCGGCCAGCCAGTTTATGAAATACCCGGATTTTATAATAATACGTGACTCCTGTCGACCGTTTACCGTCAACATATGAACGCTTCCCCTTCACCTCCGCTATCATGGAAAAACCACTGTCTTTTTTCGTGCTTCTCCATATCTGACAGCCATCAGCACCTTTCGATTCTCCCCATGTAAGAGTTACGCTGTTATAATCCACCGAGGAAACCGCCATTTCAGGAACCGCAAGCAGTGCGACCGCCGATACCACATTGCTGGACAGGCTTTCCCGCATTACCTCATTATCATTCACATACCATTTTACCCTGTAATAATATTTGACATCAGGTTCCACACTGTCATCCGCATAAGTCGTTGTCTGTTCTCCAATTACTGTATCCAGATATGAATATTCGCCCTTCTCTGTGGTACTCCGATAGATTGTGTAACCTTCCGCACCGCTTTGCACTGTCCATTCCAGAAGAATCTGGGTTCCAGCAGTATTTTTAATTCCGACTGTAACCCTGTCTTCACCCACCGACGATGATTCATTCGTGAAAGCTTTGATCCTGGCGCATATCCCGCTATTGCCCAGATCCTGCCAGTCCCCGCTGGAATTTAACCAGAAACTCTGTCCCGGGGCAGTCACAGCCCGCGCAGACACCCAACTACTGTAGTCGGAATCCGTTGTCCGCTCAGCATAATACGCTGTATCCTGTAAAAAACTGATCACCACCGAAAACTTTGTATGCGCCATCACCCGGACCGCTTTCGGCAGCTCCACCGTATGAATGCCGCTGTACCCCGTCACTCCGCCCAAGTCCTTCTCAAAAACCGCCGTTCCACTCGTCGGATCCCTTTCCGACTGCAGATCCGTATATACCTGAATACTGTACGGCACATTTGCTCCCCGCAGCGCAAAATTCACCGCTTCCAGGACTTCATACTCCGAGGACGCCCCTTGAACTTCGAATACATTAGCAAGTTTCTGTCCCTCACCAACTGTATATGCCGTCGTCATGGAACTCCCGTCGTACTGGTAATTATATTGATACGCATCTCCGTCCTGGAATTCCAGCGCTGTCACATTACAAATCGTTGGCTCCTCATATGATATATAGAAATATCCCTGCGCTCCCCATGAGTCTCCCCAGCTGTTTTTTACAATCCAGGCGCCATCTTCCATGACGTTACTATCAGATTTAAAATTTTCCTTTTTAAACGTATCGTCCCAGCCCACAATCGCCACCGCATGATCCGTGTACGGAGCACTGTCCGCAGGGTTGCAGAATGCACTGGTACTGTAATTCAGATATCGCCCGCCATTGTGGTAATACATGACCGCAACCGAACCAAACCGCAGGATTGCTTCTTTTACCTGCGATACTTCGTTGTTGATAAAATACGCATTTTTCAACTTTGCATCTGCACTGAACTGCTGATCCTCCGTAAACGGCGGCAAATCTTCATACGCCCATGTATACGGCGCATCCTGCTCAGATTCTGTCCCGGTCCAATTAGCAAATGCAAAAGCGCTCATTAACAGATTACCACCGTTTGAACGGTAATCATATCCCTCTTCAGGGATATTTATATCCCCTTCCGTCAGATTCAGAGGGTCCGTCCATCTGTTATAGAAATAGTATGCCGTGTGAAGTTCTGACAGGTCTGCATTTTGAGCATCTGCCATTTGGTTCATAATCAGTGAGGTTTCAGCCACCGTATCTATCGCAAAAGCCCAGCACGTATCAAATGGATTTTGGTTTCTTACCGGCGTGATATAGCCATAGTCTCTGGAATCATAACGCTCAGGCAGTACCGAGCGAGTCCGGTATGTGTACCTCACAGCTTCCGGCTCGGGTTCTGTATTGATCCGCCTCCTCAAATAAGGCTCCATTGCTTTCTGCCCGGCAATTTCTTCTTCTGTCATAGGCCGATCATAAATATAGTCCAGTTCTCCCTGATTCTCTCTTTTGTTTTCGTCCCCGGATTCTCCTTCTGTTTCCGGCTGCTCTGCAATATCCTGCGCTTCAACGCTGGTGTCATCTGTTTCCGGCGTTATTTCACTTTGAACTGATATTTCCGGCAATACCTCGATTTGCTCCGACGCTTCTACCCCCACCAGAGGACTTATCAGCACCATAAAACCAAACAGCCATAATATGATTCTTATTCTTCCTCGTTTCACCAAATCCCCTCCTTACTTTGACTTGAGTATACCATACAGACCGCGCACGGAAAAGAAAAAGCTTTGGAAACATCATTTCCAAAGCTTTTGCTATGAGACATCGGGGATTCGAACCCCGGACAACTTGATTAAAAGTCAAGTGCTCTACCAACTGAGCTAATATCCCACAATATTCAATTGTCTAACAGGAATGCAGAACCTCATGTCCTGCATTCCCAAACTGGGCTAGCTGGATTTGAACCAGCGAATGCAGGAGTCAAAGTCCTGTGCCTTACCGCTTGGCGATAGCCCATTAGATAAGGTGGATAAAGG
The Ruminococcus gauvreauii genome window above contains:
- a CDS encoding C1 family peptidase encodes the protein MKRGRIRIILWLFGFMVLISPLVGVEASEQIEVLPEISVQSEITPETDDTSVEAQDIAEQPETEGESGDENKRENQGELDYIYDRPMTEEEIAGQKAMEPYLRRRINTEPEPEAVRYTYRTRSVLPERYDSRDYGYITPVRNQNPFDTCWAFAIDTVAETSLIMNQMADAQNADLSELHTAYYFYNRWTDPLNLTEGDINIPEEGYDYRSNGGNLLMSAFAFANWTGTESEQDAPYTWAYEDLPPFTEDQQFSADAKLKNAYFINNEVSQVKEAILRFGSVAVMYYHNGGRYLNYSTSAFCNPADSAPYTDHAVAIVGWDDTFKKENFKSDSNVMEDGAWIVKNSWGDSWGAQGYFYISYEEPTICNVTALEFQDGDAYQYNYQYDGSSMTTAYTVGEGQKLANVFEVQGASSEYEVLEAVNFALRGANVPYSIQVYTDLQSERDPTSGTAVFEKDLGGVTGYSGIHTVELPKAVRVMAHTKFSVVISFLQDTAYYAERTTDSDYSSWVSARAVTAPGQSFWLNSSGDWQDLGNSGICARIKAFTNESSSVGEDRVTVGIKNTAGTQILLEWTVQSGAEGYTIYRSTTEKGEYSYLDTVIGEQTTTYADDSVEPDVKYYYRVKWYVNDNEVMRESLSSNVVSAVALLAVPEMAVSSVDYNSVTLTWGESKGADGCQIWRSTKKDSGFSMIAEVKGKRSYVDGKRSTGVTYYYKIRVFHKLAGRTVYSAGSDIVAAKPQLKQPVLSGSSGGYHSAYLTWKKIEGAQGYCIFRSSSKENGYKGVKNLADPSKLTYSDIKISDKETLKTGTTYYYKIRAYRKVAGAICYSEPSGAVAVTPALKTPVLTGRPGDYKSAALSWNKVWGASGYQIYRSVKATSGFSVVRNVTNGDALSYTNSSLSTGKTYYYKVRAFRTVNGKTYYSASSKPVGVKPIPGQVGINSVSSTAGGKLKISWGKVSGADGYQIYRTDGTTGKYSQIKTMNGNGNVVYTDSSKKTGGKKYYYKIRAFRKVANGTVYGGLSPAKAGIVK